The Rhopalosiphum maidis isolate BTI-1 chromosome 1, ASM367621v3, whole genome shotgun sequence genome has a segment encoding these proteins:
- the LOC113551389 gene encoding katanin p60 ATPase-containing subunit A-like 2, which produces MIRCDSLNNSTHQGRDYEKKKKQERKKSILYLIENFLRFEGYIKTASTLVEEACLNTSHHAVCDNIDLDTILIEYENYYFLRYQKKPQISKSLDIAKSDIHNATKNKAKTCKKSNTNQHSQDTQSIDTTCITVTPMNICNESLEDEYCLPSIDLGYWKDEWRIYAEMISKEILVTNPNVKWSDIKGLSTPKKLLDEAIVLPTKYPDLFTGLCTPWTAMLFYGPPGTGKTLLAKAVATECKTTFFNITPSTLVAKWRGDSEKLIKVMFEMAEQMSPSTIFIDELDTIASKRIDHEASRRLTSEILIHMDGLLRSEKRIFLLATSNHPWELDPAIFRRLEKRIFVDLPDVQARKDMFVYYLSEMLQKHKYIKCDIDSDSLAQETNGYSGSDIRLVCKETTMQAMRSIFQVLEKKTGNNINFTITTKEVKNAISKTKPSTSETDNNKYKIWQSQYASC; this is translated from the exons ATGATAAGATGCGATTCATTAAACAACAGTACGCATCAAGGACGCGATTAT gaaaaaaagaagaaacaaGAAAGAAAAAAGTCAATCCTTTATTTGATAGAGAATTTTTTAAGATTCGAAGG gtacataaaaacgGCATCGACATTAGTAGAAGAAGCTTGTTTAAATACTAGTCATCATGCAGTTTGTGATAACATCGACTTAGATACTATTCTTATAGAATacgagaattattattttttacgttatCAGAAAAAACCACAAATTAGTAAATCGTTGGATATCGCAAAATCTGATATTCACAATGCTACTAAAAATAAAGCCAAAActtgtaaaaaatcaaatacaaatcAACATTCACAAGATACTCAATCAATAGATACAACTTGTATTACAGTAACTCCTATGAATATTTGTAATGAATCTTTAGAGGATGAATATTGTTTACCTTCTATTGATCTCGGATATTGGAAGGACGAATGGCGAATATACGCTGAAATGAtatcaaaa gaaaTTTTAGTCACTAATCCAAATGTGAAATGGTCAGATATTAAAGGACTTTCGACGCCTAAGAAATTATTAGATGAGGCTATCGTACTACCAACAAAATATCCTGACTTATTTACTGGACTATGTACTCCGTGGACGGCAATGTTATTTTATGGTCCTCCTGGTACag GAAAAACATTGCTTGCTAAAGCGGTAGCGACTGAATGTAAaacgacattttttaatatcacacCTAGTACACTTGTTGCTAAATGGAGAGGGGATTCTGAAAAGCTTATTAAAGTAATGTTTGAAATGGCAGAACAAATGTCACcaagtacaatatttattgacgaGTTAGATACAATTGCATCGAAGCGTATTGACCACGAAGCTTCACGTAGACTAACatctgaaatattaatacatatggaTGGTCTCCTGCGTTCAgaaaaacgaatatttttgttgGCAACGTCAAACCATCCGTg ggAACTAGATCCTGCAATTTTTCGTCGTCttgaaaaacgtatttttgttGACTTGCCAGATGTTCAAGCTAGAAAAGATATGTTTGTATACTATCTATCGGAAATGTTACAAAAACATAAGTATATCAAATGTGATATTGATAGTGATAGTCTTGCTCAA gaaaCTAATGGTTATTCTGGTTCAGATATAAGACTTGTATGTAAAGAAACAACAATGCAGGCTATGCGTTCAATATTCcaagttttagaaaaaaaaaccggtaataatataaattttacaataacgaCTAAAGAAGTCAAGAATgcaatttcaaaaactaaacCATCAACAAGTGagacagataataataaatataaaatttggcAATCACAATATGCATCATGTTAA
- the LOC113554581 gene encoding heterogeneous nuclear ribonucleoprotein 27C-like isoform X1, giving the protein MRGKSDLEEDEQGKLFVGGLSWETQQESLQRYFNRYGEVIDCVVMKNSESGRSRGFGFVTFADPNNVNVVLQNGPHVLDGRTIDPKPCNPRTLQKPKRSSSYPKVFLGGLPSNVTETDLRTFFSRYGKVMEVVIMYDQEKKKSRGFGFLSFEDDDAVDRCVAEHFVNLSGKQVEIKKAEPRDSNKMNDVGANQWGMNQNNHLAMGGMGMGGPGGQMGGPMGGMGPMGPGNMMQGYQGGWSSTPQSQYPGYGTPSGPGGFQGWGAPPGPQGQGMAPPTWGSNYAPPQQPGYGSYAPQAPPQSSYGNNWNWNIPQNGPAAATGPPGQTGPGPQNDMYSRSAGAAPATGPTPPGTAPQKAGDYAGYGNYTGYQQDSTSYGAGQTYRGADGTAAGLGSGGGYVAPVVTPVVSAGVPAATYNNAPGPTRANNYNSNQAQPYHPYRRN; this is encoded by the exons AAAATTGTTTGTGGGTGGACTCAGCTGGGAAACTCAACAAG AAAGTCTTCAAAGATACTTTAACCGATATGGTGAAGTAATTGATTGTGTTGTTATGAAAAATAGTGAAAGTGGACGGTCAAGAGGTTTTGGCTTTGTCACATTTGCTGATccaaataatgtaaatgtagTACTACAAAATGGTCCACATGTTTTGGATGGTCGCACT attGACCCGAAACCATGCAATCCTAGAACTTTGCAAAAACCAAAGAGAAGTTCAAGCTATCCTAAGGTTTTTTTGGGTGGTTTGCCATCTAATGTTACGGAAACTGATTtaagaacttttttttcacGATATGGAAAAGTTATGGAAGTTGTAATCATGTATGAtcaagaaaagaaaaaatcaagag GGTTTGGATTTTTGTCGTTTGAAGATGATGATGCTGTTGATAGATGTGTAGCTGAGCATTTTGTCAACCTTAGTGGCAaacag gttgaaattaaaaaagctGAACCAAGagattcaaataaaatgaacgATGTTGGAGCCAATCAATGGGGCatgaatcaaaataatcatttagcAATGGGT GGAATGGGCATGGGTGGCCCAGGTGGACAAATGGGAGGTCCCATGGGTGGAATGGGGCCTATGGGTCCAGGAAATATGATGCAAGGCTATCAAGGAGGATGGAGTTCTACTCCTCAATCTCAGTACCCTGGTTATGGCACTCCATCTGGTCCAGGTGGATTCCAAGGATGGGGAGCTCCACCTGGACCGCAAGGTCAAGGAATGGCTCCTCCAACTTGGGGTTCAAACTATGCTCCACCTCAACAACCTGGATACGGttcatatg CACCTCAAGCACCTCCACAATCAAGTTACGGAAATAATTGGAATTGGAATATACCTCAAAACGGACCTGCCGCAGCTACTGGACCTCCTGGACAAACTGGCCCAGGACCTCAAA ATGATATGTATTCTCGTTCTGCTGGAGCAGCACCAGCCACTGGACCTACTCCGCCTGGAACTGCCCCACAGAAAGCTGGTGATTATGCTGGCTATGGAAACTACACTGGCTATCAACAG gattCGACCAGCTATGGTGCAGGCCAAACTTATAGAGGGGCGGACGGCACAGCCGCTGGCCTCGGGTCTGGCGGTGGGTATG TGGCCCCAGTAGTGACGCCAGTCGTTTCCGCCGGAGTACCGGCGGCGACGTACAATAACGCCCCAGGACCAACCAGagcgaataattataattcaaaccaAGCACAACCATACCATCCTTACAGGCGCAACtga
- the LOC113554581 gene encoding heterogeneous nuclear ribonucleoprotein 27C-like isoform X3: MRGKSDLEEDEQGKLFVGGLSWETQQESLQRYFNRYGEVIDCVVMKNSESGRSRGFGFVTFADPNNVNVVLQNGPHVLDGRTIDPKPCNPRTLQKPKRSSSYPKVFLGGLPSNVTETDLRTFFSRYGKVMEVVIMYDQEKKKSRGFGFLSFEDDDAVDRCVAEHFVNLSGKQVEIKKAEPRDSNKMNDVGANQWGMNQNNHLAMGGMGMGGPGGQMGGPMGGMGPMGPGNMMQGYQGGWSSTPQSQYPGYGTPSGPGGFQGWGAPPGPQGQGMAPPTWGSNYAPPQQPGYGSYAPQAPPQSSYGNNWNWNIPQNGPAAATGPPGQTGPGPQNDMYSRSAGAAPATGPTPPGTAPQKAGDYAGYGNYTGYQQDSTSYGAGQTYRGADGTAAGLGSGGGYGKPFDFKEWPTS; this comes from the exons AAAATTGTTTGTGGGTGGACTCAGCTGGGAAACTCAACAAG AAAGTCTTCAAAGATACTTTAACCGATATGGTGAAGTAATTGATTGTGTTGTTATGAAAAATAGTGAAAGTGGACGGTCAAGAGGTTTTGGCTTTGTCACATTTGCTGATccaaataatgtaaatgtagTACTACAAAATGGTCCACATGTTTTGGATGGTCGCACT attGACCCGAAACCATGCAATCCTAGAACTTTGCAAAAACCAAAGAGAAGTTCAAGCTATCCTAAGGTTTTTTTGGGTGGTTTGCCATCTAATGTTACGGAAACTGATTtaagaacttttttttcacGATATGGAAAAGTTATGGAAGTTGTAATCATGTATGAtcaagaaaagaaaaaatcaagag GGTTTGGATTTTTGTCGTTTGAAGATGATGATGCTGTTGATAGATGTGTAGCTGAGCATTTTGTCAACCTTAGTGGCAaacag gttgaaattaaaaaagctGAACCAAGagattcaaataaaatgaacgATGTTGGAGCCAATCAATGGGGCatgaatcaaaataatcatttagcAATGGGT GGAATGGGCATGGGTGGCCCAGGTGGACAAATGGGAGGTCCCATGGGTGGAATGGGGCCTATGGGTCCAGGAAATATGATGCAAGGCTATCAAGGAGGATGGAGTTCTACTCCTCAATCTCAGTACCCTGGTTATGGCACTCCATCTGGTCCAGGTGGATTCCAAGGATGGGGAGCTCCACCTGGACCGCAAGGTCAAGGAATGGCTCCTCCAACTTGGGGTTCAAACTATGCTCCACCTCAACAACCTGGATACGGttcatatg CACCTCAAGCACCTCCACAATCAAGTTACGGAAATAATTGGAATTGGAATATACCTCAAAACGGACCTGCCGCAGCTACTGGACCTCCTGGACAAACTGGCCCAGGACCTCAAA ATGATATGTATTCTCGTTCTGCTGGAGCAGCACCAGCCACTGGACCTACTCCGCCTGGAACTGCCCCACAGAAAGCTGGTGATTATGCTGGCTATGGAAACTACACTGGCTATCAACAG gattCGACCAGCTATGGTGCAGGCCAAACTTATAGAGGGGCGGACGGCACAGCCGCTGGCCTCGGGTCTGGCGGTGGGTATGGTAAGCCATTTGACTTTAAAGAATGGCCCACTTCATGA
- the LOC113554581 gene encoding heterogeneous nuclear ribonucleoprotein 27C-like isoform X2, whose product MRGKSDLEEDEQGKLFVGGLSWETQQESLQRYFNRYGEVIDCVVMKNSESGRSRGFGFVTFADPNNVNVVLQNGPHVLDGRTIDPKPCNPRTLQKPKRSSSYPKVFLGGLPSNVTETDLRTFFSRYGKVMEVVIMYDQEKKKSRGFGFLSFEDDDAVDRCVAEHFVNLSGKQVEIKKAEPRDSNKMNDVGANQWGMNQNNHLAMGGMGMGGPGGQMGGPMGGMGPMGPGNMMQGYQGGWSSTPQSQYPGYGTPSGPGGFQGWGAPPGPQGQGMAPPTWGSNYAPPQQPGYGSYAPQAPPQSSYGNNWNWNIPQNGPAAATGPPGQTGPGPQTPATGPTPPGTAPQKAGDYAGYGNYTGYQQDSTSYGAGQTYRGADGTAAGLGSGGGYVAPVVTPVVSAGVPAATYNNAPGPTRANNYNSNQAQPYHPYRRN is encoded by the exons AAAATTGTTTGTGGGTGGACTCAGCTGGGAAACTCAACAAG AAAGTCTTCAAAGATACTTTAACCGATATGGTGAAGTAATTGATTGTGTTGTTATGAAAAATAGTGAAAGTGGACGGTCAAGAGGTTTTGGCTTTGTCACATTTGCTGATccaaataatgtaaatgtagTACTACAAAATGGTCCACATGTTTTGGATGGTCGCACT attGACCCGAAACCATGCAATCCTAGAACTTTGCAAAAACCAAAGAGAAGTTCAAGCTATCCTAAGGTTTTTTTGGGTGGTTTGCCATCTAATGTTACGGAAACTGATTtaagaacttttttttcacGATATGGAAAAGTTATGGAAGTTGTAATCATGTATGAtcaagaaaagaaaaaatcaagag GGTTTGGATTTTTGTCGTTTGAAGATGATGATGCTGTTGATAGATGTGTAGCTGAGCATTTTGTCAACCTTAGTGGCAaacag gttgaaattaaaaaagctGAACCAAGagattcaaataaaatgaacgATGTTGGAGCCAATCAATGGGGCatgaatcaaaataatcatttagcAATGGGT GGAATGGGCATGGGTGGCCCAGGTGGACAAATGGGAGGTCCCATGGGTGGAATGGGGCCTATGGGTCCAGGAAATATGATGCAAGGCTATCAAGGAGGATGGAGTTCTACTCCTCAATCTCAGTACCCTGGTTATGGCACTCCATCTGGTCCAGGTGGATTCCAAGGATGGGGAGCTCCACCTGGACCGCAAGGTCAAGGAATGGCTCCTCCAACTTGGGGTTCAAACTATGCTCCACCTCAACAACCTGGATACGGttcatatg CACCTCAAGCACCTCCACAATCAAGTTACGGAAATAATTGGAATTGGAATATACCTCAAAACGGACCTGCCGCAGCTACTGGACCTCCTGGACAAACTGGCCCAGGACCTCAAA CACCAGCCACTGGACCTACTCCGCCTGGAACTGCCCCACAGAAAGCTGGTGATTATGCTGGCTATGGAAACTACACTGGCTATCAACAG gattCGACCAGCTATGGTGCAGGCCAAACTTATAGAGGGGCGGACGGCACAGCCGCTGGCCTCGGGTCTGGCGGTGGGTATG TGGCCCCAGTAGTGACGCCAGTCGTTTCCGCCGGAGTACCGGCGGCGACGTACAATAACGCCCCAGGACCAACCAGagcgaataattataattcaaaccaAGCACAACCATACCATCCTTACAGGCGCAACtga